Proteins co-encoded in one Methylomonas albis genomic window:
- a CDS encoding PhoH family protein — protein MNIQSAGKKLFVLDTNVLMHDPTSIFRFQEHNVFIPMVVLEELDHAKKGLSDVSRNVRQVSRFLDELIRDADQQTINAGLPLSRIEHAPNGEREFDGRLYFQTRQLSHLLPADLPGQIADNSILSIVLALGKEYPDVNVILVSKDINMRIKAAALQISAEDYHNDQTIEDIDLLYNGTMALDSDFWEEHGGKMESWQENNNTYYRVNGPLVAEWYPNQYLYMEGDDNFEAIVKSRVGETAVLQLARDYRTKHNSIWGISAKNREQNFALNALLDPNVDFVTLIGSAGTGKTLLALAAGLSLTLESKLYLEIIMTRETMPVGEDIGFLPGTEEEKMAPWMGALMDNLELLGSRSGTTEWEQGASQNMMMNRVKIRSLNFMRGRTFLNRYLIIDEAQNLTPKQMKTLITRAGPGTKIICIGNLAQIDTPYLTATSSGLTYVVDRFKSWPNSAHITLRRGERSRLADFASDNL, from the coding sequence ATGAACATTCAATCCGCCGGCAAAAAATTGTTCGTGTTGGACACCAACGTATTGATGCACGACCCAACGTCCATCTTTCGCTTTCAAGAGCACAATGTTTTCATTCCGATGGTCGTACTGGAAGAGCTAGACCACGCCAAAAAAGGCCTATCCGATGTATCGCGTAACGTCCGCCAAGTCAGCCGTTTCCTTGACGAATTAATCCGCGATGCCGATCAGCAAACCATCAATGCCGGCTTGCCGCTTTCCCGCATCGAGCATGCACCGAATGGTGAACGCGAATTCGACGGCCGTCTGTATTTTCAAACCCGACAGCTGTCGCATCTATTGCCCGCAGACCTGCCCGGACAAATTGCCGATAATTCCATCCTGAGCATAGTGCTGGCCTTGGGCAAGGAATACCCGGATGTGAACGTAATCCTGGTCTCCAAAGACATCAATATGCGCATTAAAGCGGCGGCGCTGCAAATCAGTGCCGAGGATTACCATAACGATCAAACCATTGAAGACATAGACCTGCTCTACAACGGCACGATGGCGCTGGACAGCGACTTTTGGGAAGAGCACGGCGGCAAGATGGAGTCCTGGCAGGAAAACAACAATACCTATTACAGAGTCAACGGCCCTTTGGTGGCGGAATGGTATCCGAACCAATATTTGTATATGGAAGGTGACGACAATTTCGAAGCCATTGTAAAAAGCCGAGTAGGTGAAACGGCGGTACTGCAATTGGCTCGTGATTACCGCACCAAGCACAACAGTATCTGGGGTATTTCCGCAAAAAACCGCGAGCAAAACTTTGCCTTGAATGCCCTGCTCGATCCAAACGTGGATTTTGTCACGCTGATAGGCTCGGCTGGCACCGGCAAAACCCTGTTGGCACTGGCCGCCGGCCTGTCATTAACACTGGAAAGCAAACTCTATCTGGAAATCATCATGACACGGGAGACCATGCCGGTTGGCGAAGACATTGGTTTTTTACCTGGCACAGAAGAAGAAAAAATGGCGCCGTGGATGGGGGCATTGATGGACAACCTGGAATTGTTAGGCAGCCGCTCAGGGACTACCGAATGGGAGCAAGGCGCTTCGCAAAACATGATGATGAATCGGGTAAAAATTCGTTCACTGAACTTTATGCGTGGACGGACTTTTCTAAACCGTTATTTGATTATCGACGAAGCCCAGAATCTGACGCCAAAACAGATGAAGACTTTAATTACCCGTGCGGGACCGGGCACAAAAATCATCTGTATCGGCAACTTGGCACAAATCGATACTCCGTATCTAACCGCCACTAGCTCCGGTTTGACCTATGTGGTTGATCGTTTCAAGTCTTGGCCAAATAGCGCGCATATTACCCTGCGCCGTGGTGAACGTTCGCGCTTGGCGGATTTTGCCTCCGACAACTTATAA
- a CDS encoding tetratricopeptide repeat protein: MNNKSLLILCPLLLILTACGNPGSEPPVAGSVPTKKAPAKRTAANKAPAAPTAKKPASTPDTATYAIEGVSNNFKDEPNLPTFRAEPLMPPADIPPPAAPASPAALAPAAVATTPAPVPKFVIEDARIPSGTPPAVVALISESDRSRNGGDLDAAVVVMERALRIDSRNPTLTYKLAQLRIKQNKPQLAEELAGKAALLAGGDLDLKRKSWLLIAEARQMQQNSQGAKEAKAKADSFFGR, translated from the coding sequence ATGAATAATAAATCTCTGTTAATTTTGTGCCCTCTGTTACTGATATTAACGGCGTGTGGCAACCCTGGCTCGGAACCGCCGGTTGCCGGTAGCGTACCGACCAAAAAAGCCCCAGCCAAAAGAACGGCGGCGAATAAAGCGCCAGCTGCGCCCACCGCAAAAAAACCGGCATCTACCCCCGATACGGCGACTTATGCGATCGAAGGTGTTAGCAATAATTTTAAAGATGAACCTAATTTGCCGACATTTCGCGCCGAGCCGTTGATGCCGCCGGCCGATATTCCACCGCCAGCTGCGCCAGCCAGTCCCGCAGCACTTGCGCCAGCGGCCGTGGCAACGACACCTGCACCTGTACCAAAGTTTGTAATTGAAGACGCACGCATCCCCAGCGGCACACCGCCGGCCGTGGTTGCTCTAATTAGTGAGTCTGATCGCAGTCGCAATGGCGGCGATCTCGATGCCGCGGTGGTAGTGATGGAGCGGGCCTTGCGTATCGATTCACGTAATCCAACCCTGACTTATAAGTTGGCGCAGCTCAGAATCAAACAAAATAAACCGCAATTGGCGGAAGAGTTGGCCGGCAAGGCCGCTTTGCTGGCGGGTGGCGATCTGGATCTAAAACGCAAAAGTTGGTTGCTGATTGCCGAAGCTCGGCAAATGCAGCAAAATTCTCAAGGTGCCAAAGAAGCTAAAGCCAAGGCGGACAGCTTTTTCGGTCGCTAG
- a CDS encoding ATP-dependent DNA helicase — MAESSKPALSGTAAKLADIFGEGGTLAEVIHGYSPRAAQIEMAEKIAHAIESQQNLIAEAGTGTGKTFAYLIPAILSGKKVIVSTGTKNLQDQLFNKDLPVIRKALSRRPFKASLLKGRANYLCTYRLDQALNSAFGYSQEDAAALAQIKAWSKRTKAGDVSEVADVHDGDPVWFHATSTTDNCLGQNCPDYADCFLTKARKQAQEAEIVVVNHHLLCADWSIRETGFGELLPDAEVVVIDEAHQLADTASNFLGVTISGKQLVDLADDSLAEYFTDAKDMPDLRTACEDLQHEVKDLRLAFGLELRRGDWVDIETNPKIAGALESLQKQLARLTDQLERASVRSKGLESCFDRAEALDAQLETLINDQDGQWIKWYETYSKSFTLSRTPLDIAKEFRGFMARHKAAWIFTSATLSVANNFVHFSKNLGLSGALSQSWDSPFDYPNQALFYHPKGLPQPSDPDFTDKIVDFALPVLEASRGRAFFLFTSHRALQRAAQLLEGKLDHPLLVQGTRSKGVLLDQFKELGNAVLLATASFWEGVDVRGDALSCVIIDKLPFASPGDPVLKARMNAMEKQGRNPFFEHQLPSAIIMLRQGVGRLIRDVNDRGVLMVCDPRLLKRSYGQMFLDSVPAMKRSREIEDVRQFFAIEENR, encoded by the coding sequence GTGGCAGAGAGTTCCAAACCGGCGCTTTCCGGCACCGCCGCGAAATTGGCCGATATTTTTGGTGAAGGCGGCACCTTAGCCGAGGTTATCCATGGCTATTCGCCGCGCGCTGCGCAGATCGAGATGGCCGAAAAAATCGCCCATGCCATAGAGTCGCAGCAAAACCTGATTGCCGAGGCCGGCACCGGCACCGGCAAAACCTTTGCCTATCTGATTCCCGCCATTCTGTCCGGCAAAAAAGTCATCGTCTCCACCGGGACCAAAAATCTGCAAGACCAATTGTTCAACAAGGATCTGCCGGTGATACGCAAAGCCCTGAGCAGGCGGCCGTTCAAAGCCAGCTTGTTAAAGGGCCGCGCGAATTATTTATGCACTTATCGGCTGGATCAGGCCTTGAATTCCGCGTTCGGCTACAGCCAGGAAGATGCTGCGGCCTTGGCGCAAATCAAGGCTTGGTCTAAACGCACCAAGGCCGGCGACGTTTCAGAAGTGGCCGATGTACATGACGGCGATCCGGTCTGGTTTCACGCTACCTCCACCACCGATAATTGCCTGGGGCAGAACTGCCCTGATTACGCAGATTGCTTTTTGACCAAAGCTCGCAAACAGGCCCAGGAAGCCGAGATCGTCGTCGTCAATCATCATCTGCTGTGTGCCGACTGGTCGATCCGCGAAACCGGCTTCGGTGAATTATTGCCTGATGCCGAAGTCGTGGTCATCGACGAAGCGCATCAACTGGCCGATACCGCATCCAATTTTTTGGGCGTAACGATCAGCGGCAAGCAGTTGGTCGATCTGGCTGACGACAGTCTGGCCGAATATTTTACCGACGCTAAGGACATGCCGGACTTGCGCACGGCCTGCGAAGACCTGCAACACGAAGTCAAGGATTTACGGTTGGCTTTTGGCTTGGAACTGCGGCGCGGTGACTGGGTAGACATCGAGACCAATCCAAAAATCGCCGGCGCGTTGGAATCTTTGCAAAAGCAATTGGCGCGATTAACCGACCAATTGGAACGCGCCTCGGTGCGCAGTAAAGGCCTGGAATCCTGCTTCGACCGCGCCGAAGCGCTGGACGCCCAACTGGAAACGCTGATCAACGACCAGGATGGACAGTGGATCAAATGGTACGAAACCTATAGCAAGTCTTTCACGCTCAGTCGCACGCCGCTGGATATTGCCAAGGAATTTCGCGGTTTCATGGCCCGGCACAAAGCTGCCTGGATTTTCACCTCGGCGACTCTGAGCGTGGCTAATAACTTTGTGCATTTTTCCAAGAATCTGGGTTTAAGCGGCGCACTCAGCCAGAGTTGGGATAGCCCGTTCGATTATCCGAATCAAGCCTTGTTTTACCATCCCAAAGGTTTGCCGCAGCCCAGCGATCCCGATTTTACCGATAAAATTGTCGATTTCGCGTTGCCGGTGCTGGAAGCCAGCCGGGGCCGGGCATTTTTCCTGTTTACCAGTCACCGCGCCCTACAACGCGCGGCGCAATTGCTGGAAGGCAAGCTCGATCATCCGCTATTGGTGCAGGGTACGCGTTCCAAGGGCGTGTTGTTGGATCAGTTCAAGGAACTGGGCAACGCGGTATTGTTGGCAACCGCCAGTTTCTGGGAAGGTGTGGACGTGCGCGGCGACGCCTTGTCCTGCGTCATCATCGATAAACTGCCGTTTGCCTCGCCGGGCGACCCGGTGTTGAAAGCACGCATGAATGCGATGGAAAAGCAGGGTCGCAATCCGTTTTTCGAGCATCAATTACCCAGCGCCATCATTATGCTGCGGCAAGGTGTGGGCCGCTTAATCCGCGATGTTAACGACCGCGGCGTACTGATGGTTTGTGATCCCCGCTTGTTAAAGCGCTCATACGGTCAGATGTTTTTGGATAGCGTGCCGGCGATGAAACGCAGTCGTGAGATCGAGGACGTGCGACAGTTTTTTGCAATAGAGGAAAACCGTTGA
- the tsaB gene encoding tRNA (adenosine(37)-N6)-threonylcarbamoyltransferase complex dimerization subunit type 1 TsaB has product MKLLAVETSTDACSAALFINGEIAEKFAVAPREHTKLILPMIDELMAEAQLKPQQLDAIGLSRGPGSFTGVRIAGGVVQGIAYGADLPVVPVSTLAAIAQDFFNQHAEAELSFTAMDARMNEIFWGAYQRDALGLAELIGAEAVTPAGEVIFPDLAGFGVGSGWGVYADQLSQRLGARVQGVEVDVWPRAACIAQLGAYGFANGLAVAVEQAMPVYLRDKVAKKQSER; this is encoded by the coding sequence TTGAAATTATTGGCAGTAGAAACTTCCACCGATGCCTGCTCGGCGGCTTTATTCATTAATGGCGAGATTGCCGAAAAATTTGCGGTTGCGCCGCGCGAACACACCAAGCTGATTTTGCCGATGATCGATGAATTGATGGCCGAAGCTCAGCTTAAACCGCAACAACTCGATGCGATTGGTTTGAGCCGCGGCCCCGGTTCGTTTACCGGGGTACGAATTGCCGGCGGCGTGGTACAAGGTATTGCCTATGGAGCGGATTTGCCGGTGGTGCCGGTTTCGACCTTGGCGGCAATCGCGCAAGACTTTTTTAACCAGCACGCCGAAGCCGAGCTGAGCTTTACGGCAATGGATGCGCGGATGAATGAGATTTTTTGGGGTGCGTATCAACGTGATGCATTGGGCTTGGCGGAGCTGATCGGTGCGGAAGCCGTTACGCCCGCCGGCGAAGTGATCTTTCCCGATCTCGCCGGTTTCGGTGTCGGGTCCGGTTGGGGTGTTTATGCGGACCAGTTGAGCCAACGTTTAGGTGCGCGCGTGCAGGGTGTCGAGGTAGATGTTTGGCCGCGTGCCGCTTGTATTGCCCAGTTGGGCGCTTATGGATTTGCCAACGGCTTGGCCGTGGCGGTCGAGCAGGCCATGCCGGTTTATCTACGCGATAAAGTCGCGAAAAAGCAATCGGAAAGATAG